A single genomic interval of Labrus bergylta chromosome 18, fLabBer1.1, whole genome shotgun sequence harbors:
- the LOC136183304 gene encoding uncharacterized protein, whose translation MEEGELCSTAEESGWMNAARGGGGEAEGLGSLQFSYNSPVDFKVRCSEFMDFAEVENLHDFYSAEERFIHTQDQRGFYIVYDAALKDLRELENELLLIGSHFIHRDRMNKLENTERADIFSWAGSDIDRVAVLLDLWTCETEFLESKVELLNCYYEAYQHTAGSEERFAVARVITDIMHSRPHLDLKQDYFVQVYRAEIDCLQSHQQLIRNILDHQIDKQRQYLQRIWRDDHKGSFNDYGLLPNFTPKHQVSLGGSRPALLNVFLLELHPSLGLASAVYHGLVRAHSELCHLHRATSSTHKLRLRQKLLRQALQSWRDLPPPGASYSAQIQKNMCFSRTPSCSRMWG comes from the exons atggaggagggagagctGTGCAGCACAGCAGAGGAGTCAGGCTGGATGAATGCAGCccgaggtggaggaggggaggcCGAAGGTCTTGGGTCGCTCCAGTTCAGCTACAACAGCCCTGTTGACTTTAAG GTCCGCTGCTCAGAGTTCATGGATTTTGCCGAGGTCGAGAATCTTCATGATTTCTACAGCGCAGAGGAGCGGTTCATCCACACACAGGACCAGAGAGGGTTTTATATCGTATATGACGCGGCTCTGAAGGACCTGCGAGAGCTGGAGAACGagctcctcctcattggctcaCACTTTATCCACAGAGACAGGATGAACAAGctggaaaacacagagagagctgACATCTTCTCCTGGGCTGGGAGCGACATCGACCGTGTTGCTGTGCTTCTTGACTTGTGGACATGTGAGACAGAGTTTCTGGAGAGCAAAGTAGAG CTCTTGAACTGTTACTACGAGGCGTACCAGCACACAGCAGGGAGTGAAGAGAGGTTTGCGGTGGCTCGTGTCATCACTGACATCATGCACAGTAGACCACATCTGGACCTGAAGCAGGACTACTTTGTTCAGGTCTACAGAGCAGAGATCGACTGCCTGCAGAGCCACCAGCAGCTGATCAGAAACATTCTGGACCATCAG ATTGATAAACAGCGGCAGTACCTCCAACGCATCTGGAGAGATGACCACAAAGGCTCTTTTAATGATTATGGTCTTCTACCAAACTTCACCCCGAAACATCAGGTCTCACTCGGAGGCAGCAG acCTGCACTGTTGAACGTGTTCCTGCTTGAGCTTCATCCGTCTCTCGGCCTTGCCTCTGCGGTCTATCACGGTTTGGTTCGGGCTCACTCTGAGCTCTGTCATCTGCATCGAGCAACAAGCAGCACTCATAAACTCCGCCTGCGACAGAAGCTGCTGCGGCAGGCtctgcagagctggagagaCCTGCCTCCACCTGGAGCCTCCTACAGTGCTCAGATACAGAAGAAT ATGTGTTTTTCGAGGACCCCTTCCTGCTCCAGAATGTGGGGCTGA
- the LOC109978216 gene encoding coiled-coil domain-containing protein 162-like, whose product MMQGQEKQAYAVETFSKLLELVTVRHRLLESASETANLAQLYRNVASELGFDEFHLYLRPLQFEVAEQKLKTEQSPVFITAILEDDSCVDRFIPSHLRLSIQELDENQIGRFSFSSEESVTHLLNRHSLENLQVTLACQVTQKNALMSAVKLVCLCHWAESETSPAESERVDVLSDKNVKFDSKPGSNMKNSSPSKGSGRSPATLKKRLMEAFVSIQLEKCGLRDEMLNSFMEKKRAMGGLIKTPEEAAKIKRRLIIDFLNKFSKQISQYCVRAQIVAYYSSLSSILEEVPSVRQSHFMIGQASDPGDPCSDPRTSRCQQQLLSADGKTLQNLWFVPHFSEVLHMFKTLHVSACAAALHHTLQIASALHDIMYYLVSFSRLGNIDESFSCRRGEEAAGSLSADWGGAEGIGAELQELQHQVSCLSDPSSPQSVSRVLQLRRNVLLLQFDTAVRHLIREIFLSSGNVASYQSVSDNMVTALSLLSNSIQSHLISLTLPVPPPLQTPGCQAQKMYPWRSFLACHGLFPLRVCDVPPIEYCMQLCLSGLSDRSRLQANAAILGVSLLLEDVLNSGQEAEPVRLHGNKEDLLHNGKQEEDKLCTETEEEEEEEEEKASVSESPPLLQGPIRVQSVLRGFLLLMKQLQVFKESWARTHLGVQVFTMPSLYQQFVKLYRAEIFYPSMRALARHMGKEQDYEVLLSGSQSLLPPPGASEVDVKTWQLHKLLESTECDMIRAVQRRISRETTLVISERTRHDTRLPTDLWRTSSVTYSFSSERPQMVETFIQQLMEGAEEAEGKLRVSQDRLQQSLTQLSCSVMERERRSFLLHSQFYEQILRRETQLLYHTEQDLKHLQTSQTSSSQKEVSDECRGLMLEVSALQAQVAHLEERKRAQEERLSLKFRERYEPLVRHLCSTCIQLQGRLDEQRLQVKLDVSEMVSRIRGEGVDRMIKLKKKYGCTKDNDGLKLTKSQKEEVDELQQENRRLSVLICKLKTLSRWRKLVDQEKLHQQLLQAQQREITSCCEALRVKMTAEEEVVLLQEELEAARRELSRSQTECSRTKNLLDRKTEELRVAQHQSAQDARGRQELDSYRVQSLEQMKADVEDRERQLRALSEQLDRGSRMNQIHRQRSAKEIQQVRGKLQQERSFKQEAFQQVDRLQNQVNDMGAALSRSTSSTGQSRTYYTLSVSRLSATSPSAGLHRAAQQSALQLGSLTDDATLQDLAAEQRQQRAETAGSRSHTRIERPKAGPTRLRVRTAETSLPDL is encoded by the exons atgatgcaGGGTCAAGAGAAACAGGCGTACGCTGTGGAAACTTTCTCCAAGCTGTTGGAGCTCGTCACAGTCCGCCATCGTCTGCTGGAGTCGGCCTCAGAGACGGCAAACCTGGCACA GTTGTACAGAAACGTGGCTTCAGAGCTCGGCTTCGATGAATTCCACCTTTACCTCAGGCCGCTGCAGTTTGAGGTCGCTGAGCAGAAACTCAAAACAGAGCAGAGTCCAGTTTTCATCACAGCCATACTGGAGGATGACAGCTGTGTGGACAG gttcATCCCGTCGCACCTGCGTCTGAGCATCCAGGAACTGGACGAGAACCAGATCGGGAGGTTCAGCTTCAGCTCCGAGGAGTCAGTCACTCAT cttctGAACAGACACAGTTTAGAAAACCTGCAGGTGACTCTGGCCTGTCAGGTCACACAGAAGAACGCTCTGATGAGTGCAGTGAAGCTGGTTTGTCTTTGTCACTGGGCAGAAAGTGAAACGTCTCCAGCTGAG aGTGAAAGAGTTGATGTTCTTtctgataaaaatgtgaaatttgactCCAAACCTGGAAGCAACATGAAGAACTCCTCACCCTCTAAAGGCTCGGGCAGAAGTCCGGCCACATTGAAAAAGAG GCTGATGGAAGCCTTTGTGTCCATCCAGCTGGAAAAATGTGGTCTGCGTGACGAGATGCTGAACTCATTTATGGAGAAGAAACGAGCCATGGGGGGTCTCATAAAAACTCCT GAGGAAGCTGCAAAGATCAAACGGAGGCTCATAATCGACTTCCTCAATAA ATTCAGCAAACAGATATCTCAGTATTGtgtgagagcacagattgttgcATATTACTCCAGTCTGAGCTCAATTTTAGAGGAAGTCCCGTCTGTTCGTCAGTCCCACTTCATGATTGGGCAAGCAAGCGATCCCGGAGACCCTTGCTCTGATCCTAG GACCTCTCggtgtcagcagcagctcttgTCTGCAGACGGCAAAACTCTCCAAAACTTGTGGTTTGTCCCTCACTTCTCTGAAGTCCTGCACATGTTCAAAACACTTCATGTATCG GCCTGTGCTGCAGCTCTCCATCACACGCTGCAGATAGCGTCAGctcttcatgacatcatgtATTACCTGGTTAGTTTCTCCAGGCTGGGAAACATAGATGAGTCGTtcagctgcaggagaggagaggaagcagcGGGCTCTCTTTCAGCTGACTGGGGAGGAGCTGAAGGCATTG gagcagagctgcaggagctcCAGCATCAGGTCAGCTGTCTGTCTGATCCCAGCAGTCCGCAGTCTGTCAGCCGTGTGCTGCAGCTGCGCAGGAACGTCCTCCTGCTGCAGTTTGATACGGCTGTGAGACAcctcatcag GGAGATATTCCTCTCCTCTGGCAACGTTGCTTCTTATCAGAGTGTTAGCGACAACATGGTGACTGCCCTCTCTCTGCTGAGCAACAGCATCCAGTCCCACCTGATCAGTCTCACGCTgcctgtcccccctcctctacAGACCCCAGGCTGTCAG GCACAGAAGATGTATCCCTGGAGAAGTTTCCTGGCCTGTCATGGATTGTTCCCTCTGCGTGTTTGTGACGTTCCTCCCATCGAATACTGCATGCAG CTGTGTCTGAGCGGTCTGAGTGATCGCAGCAGACTGCAGGCCAACGCAGCGATCCTTGGTGTGTCTTTGCTCCTGGAGGACGTCCTGAACAGCGGACAAGAGGCAGAGCCTGTTcgtctccatggcaacaaggAAGACCTTCTGCACAATGGAAAACAAGAAGAA GATAAACTCTGCAcagaaactgaagaagaagaagaagaagaagaagaaaaggcttCTGTGTCGGAGTCCCCTCCTCTTCTGCAGGGTCCGATCCGGGTCCAGTCCGTGTTGAGAGGTTTCCtcctgctgatgaagcagctgcaggtgtTTAAGGAGAGCTGGGCTCGGACACATCTGGGTGTTCAAGTGTTCACAATGCCCAGTTTGTATcaacagtttgttaaactctaCAG agcagaaatcttttaccCCAGTATGAGAGCTCTGGCTCGACACATGGGGAAAGAGCAGGACTACGAGGTGTTACTTTCTGGCAGCCAGTCGCTCCTGCCTCCACCTGGAGCTTCAGAGGTAGATGTGAAAACCTGGCAG CTCCACAAGCTGCTGGAGAGCACTGAGTGTGACATGATCCGAGCGGTGCAGAGGAGGATCAGCAGAGAGACGACTCTGGTGATTTCAGAGAGAACTCGACACGACACAAGACTCcccacag ATCTTTGGAGGACTTCCTCTGTGACGTACAGTTTCTCTTCTGAGCGTCCGCAGATGGTGGAAACGTTTATACAGCAGCTCATGGAGGGAGCGGAAGAAGCTGAGGGAAAG CTGCGTGTCTCTCAGGATCGCCTCCAGCAGAGTCTCACTCAGCTCAGCTGCTCTGTGATGGAGCGAGAGCGTCGCAGCTTCCTGCTTCACTCACAGTTTTATGAACAGATCCTCCGGCGGGAGACTCAGCTGCTGTATCACACAGAACAG GATTTAAAGCATCTTCAGACCTCTCAGACCAGCAGTTCTCAAAAAGAG GTGTCTGATGAGTGTCGTGGGCTGATGTTGGAGGTCTCGGCACTGCAGGCTCAGGTCGCTCACCTGGAGGAGCGGAAAAGAGCTCAAGAGGAGAGACTCAGTCTGAAATTCAGAGAACGATACGAACCTCTGGTGCGACATCTCTGCTCCACCTGCATCCAGCTACAG GGCAGACTTGATGAGCAGCGGCTGCAGGTGAAGCTGGATGTGAGCGAGATGGTGAGCAGAATAAGAGGCGAGGGAGTGGACCGAATGATCAAGCTGAAGAAAAAGTACGGCTGCACCAAAGACAACGATGGACTCAAGCTCACAAAGTCACAG AAAGAAGAAGTGGATGAGTTGCAGCAGGAGAACAGGCGGCTGAGCGTCCTGATCTGTAAACTGAAGACGTTGAGCCGCTGGAGGAAGCTGGTCGACCAGGAGAAACTTCACCAACAGCTGCTTCAAGCTCAGCAG AGGGAGATCACCAGTTGCTGCGAGGCGCTCAGAGTGAAGatgactgcagaggaggaggtggttctcctgcaggaggagctggaggcaGCGAGGAGAGAGCTGAGCCGCAGTCAGACCGAGTGCAGCCGCACCAAGAACCTGCTGGATAGGAAG acagaggagctgCGTGTGGCCCAGCATCAGTCTGCTCAGGACGCCCGCGGCCGGCAGGAGCTGGACAGTTATCGTGTGCAGAGTCTGGAACAAATGAAAGCTGAcgtggaggacagagagagacagctcaGAGCGCTCAGCGAGCAGCTGGACCGAGGCAGCAGGATGAACCAGATACACAGACAACGCAGTGCCAAAGAGATCCAACAG GTGAGGGGGAAGCTGCAACAGGAGCGCAGCTTCAAACAAGAAGCCTTTCAACAGGTGGACAGACTGCAGAACCAGGTGAACGACATGGGAGCAGCTCTCAGTAGAAGCACCTCCAGCACAG GGCAGAGCAGGACTTATTACACGCTGTCGGTCAGCAGATTGAGTGCTACGAGTCCCTCAGCAG GTTTACACCGGGCCGCTCAGCAGTCCGCTCTGCAGCTTGGCAGCCTCACAGACGACGCCACACTTCAGGACTTGGCTGCAGAGCAACGACAGCAGAGAGCAGAAACAGCCGGGAGCCGCTCACACACAAGAATCGAGCGACCTAAAGCT GGTCCGACTCGGCTGCGTGTCCGGACTGCTGAGACGTCCTTACCAGACCTTTGA
- the zbtb24 gene encoding zinc finger and BTB domain-containing protein 24 — translation MSEEVTTRTPSVMDLHSDSHKQTILSKFNKLRKTDTLCDITLVVEDKQFKAHKALLAASSEFFSLMFTAGDQISGQSNFRLDGMAAQMFAAVLDFIYSAQVSVEEGAMEQLLDTARLMKVNDLVKALTEITRSDAAFRRENGHKPKVPHLLKRKRGRPRKIVNVPVTEPEGRREPQENAEGEQDREVDCDVTVAESRPKDDADYKTAVDQSRQSRRKIRPPVKFESYKVGSEAAENKEPGKRGRKRKYPIAESPCEECGKVFKNPLFLKIHQRTHTGEKPFRCLVCGKCFTQKNTLLVHQRMHTGEKPFVCTICSKALSTKNSLQEHMNLHEKEKSFSCDKCGKTFTQKRQLKSHYKVHTGKSLPECAQCHHKFLDTAQLKKHLRTHTGEKPFTCEICGKCFTAKSTLQTHIRIHRGEKPYDCNVCNKSFSDPSARRRHVASHSGKKPFTCTFCSLSFTRLDNLKTHNKSHSKERVASTEASSDSAETDTAASQEEVRNILQLQPYQLPSSSEQEIQLVVTADVDDINFVPGQNQEISIITTEGETTESAHPRLTLLTQSSGNIQNMSLVAQGGVVDQNPQIQTISMLEGQVTHQPEQMHVITLSKEAMEHLQAHHGPPQPLQIAQRPVQQLQVMHQPVQQLSVTQETPGREQHSQAIHISSQSSQPISISQTSQQISSHHIQGQTFQIQAGTVSYLYTTGLQES, via the exons ATGTCCGAGGAAGTAACAACCAGGACTCCATCTGTCATGGACCTTCATTCAGATTCACATAAGCAGACCATCCTGAGCAAATTCAACAAGCTCAGGAAAACAGACACATTGTGTGATATCACTCTAGTCGTGGAAGACAAGCAGTTCAAGGCACACAAAGCCCTGCTGGCGGCGAGCAGCGAGTTCTTCTCCCTCATGTTCACGGCAGGAGACCAGATCTCAGGTCAGTCTAACTTCAGGCTGGATGGTATGGCGGCTCAGATGTTTGCAGCAGTTCTGGACTTCATCTACAGCGCTCAGGTGTCGGTGGAGGAGGGCGCCATGGAACAGCTTCTAGACACAGCTCGTCTCATGAAGGTCAACGATCTTGTCAAGGCGCTCACCGAAATCACACGCTCTGATGCAGCTTTTAGACGGGAGAATGGACACAAACCTAAAGTGCCACATCTGTTGAAACGCAAAAGAGGACGACCAAGGAAGATTGTAAATGTACCTGTAACGGAGCCTGAGGGGAGACGCGAACCACAGGAGAACGCCGAAGGGGAGCAGGACAGAGAGGTGGACTGTGATGTTACGGTTGCTGAGTCACGGCCGAAAGACGATGCAGATTATAAGACAGCGGTCGACCAGAGCCGGCAGAGCAGACGCAAAATCAGGCCGCCGGTGAAGTTTGAGAGCTACAAGGTGGGAAGTGAGGCGGCAGAAAACAAAGAGCCGGGgaagagaggcaggaagagaaaataccCAATTGCAGAGTCTCCTTGTGAAGAGTGTGGCAAAGTGTTCAAAAACCCTCTTTTCTTAAAGATTCACCAAAGGACTCACACAG gagAGAAGCCTTTTCGATGCCTGGTATGTGGGAAATGTTTTACCCAGAAGAACACTCTGCTCGTTCACCAGCGCATGCACACTGGAGAGAAGCCGTTTGTCTGTACGATCTGCTCCAAAGCGCTCTCAACCAAAAACTCCCTGCAAGAGCACATGAACCTCCATGAAA AAGAGAAATCCTTCAGCTGTGATAAATGTGGAAAGACCTTCACTCAGAAACGGCAGCTTAAGAGCCATTACAAAGTTCATACAG gaaaatcCTTGCCTGAATGCGCTCAGTGTCATCACAAGTTTTTGGACACCGCTCAGCTGAAAAAGCACCTGAGAACTCACACAG GTGAGAAGCCGTTCACCTGTGAGATTTGTGGGAAGTGTTTCACAGCCAAGAGCACTCTGCAGACTCACATCAGAATCCACAG AGGTGAGAAACCGTACGACTGCAACGTCTGCAACAAATCCTTCTCAGACCCGAGCGCTAGACGCAGACATGTTGCCTCACACTCAGGGAAGAAACCCTTCACCTGCACCTTCTGCAGCCTCTCGTTCACCCGCCTCGACAACCTGAAAActcacaacaaatcacacagCAAGGAAAGAGTTGCATCAACAGAAGCCTCATCAGACTCCGCCGAAACGGACACGGCAGCGTCACAGGAGGAGGTGCGAAACATCCTGCAGCTGCAGCCGTACCAGCTGCCTTCCTCCTCGGAACAGGAGATCCAGCTGGTGGTCACAGCAGACGTGGACGATATAAACTTTGTGCCGGGTCAGAACCAGGAGATCAGCATCATCACCACAGAGGGAGAGACGACAGAATCTGCCCACCCCAGACTAACCCTCCTCACCCAGTCGTCAGGAAACATTCAGAACATGTCTCTGGTTGCACAAGGTGGTGTTGTGGACCAGAATCCTCAGATCCAGACCATCAGCATGCTGGAGGGTCAGGTGACGCACCAGCCCGAACAGATGCATGTTATCACGCTGAGTAAAGAAGCCATGGAGCACCTGCAGGCTCATCACGGCCCCCCGCAGCCCCTTCAGATCGCACAGAGACCCGtccagcagctgcaggtgaTGCATCAGCCCGTCCAGCAGCTTTCTGTCACTCAGGAGACACCGGGCAGGGAACAACACAGTCAGGCCATTCACATCAGCAGCCAGAGCAGCCAGCCAATCTCCATCAGCCAGACGAGCCAGCAGATCTCCAGCCATCACATCCAGGGACAGACGTTCCAGATCCAGGCCGGGACCGTGTCCTACCTGTACACCACCGGGCTGCAGGAGAGCTGA
- the ddo gene encoding D-aspartate oxidase, which produces MKHVRVAVVGAGVVGLSTAVCIAEALPHCSVTLLAEKFSPDTTSDGAAGILWPVTFPDIPLERQRSWLKDSFDHLLAIAQSQHSPEAGVMLSSGWTIFKEVPANKKPHFSDLVIGFRNMTDNEMKRFPDHKFGHAFTTLKCECSSYLLWLEKRFRKAGGQVEKRKVNNLQELSDSYDIIVNCSGLGSKTLVGDSEVYPVRGQVLKVEAPWLKHFIRDGDGKTYIYPGIHSVTIGGTRQEDDWRLEVDKGDTQGILERCSQLEPSLSKAKVLSEWVGLRPSRKCPRVEREVVRLQGRSVPVVHNYGHGAWGVTLAWGTAQDALGLVRQCLHEMKLQAKL; this is translated from the exons ATGAAACATGTCAGGGTTGCGGTGGTGGGAGCAGGTGTGGTCGGCCTCTCAACAGCTGTCTGCATCGCTGAGGCTCTTCCTCACTGCTCAGTCACCCTGCTGGCTGAGAAGTTCAGTCCAGACACCACCAGTGATGGAGCTGCTGGGATCCTGTGGCCTGTAACGTTTCCGG ATATTCCCTTGGAAAGACAAAGAAGCTGGCTCAAGGACAGCTTTGATCACCTGTTGGCCATTGCCCAATCACAACACTCTCCGGAAGCAGGAGTCATGCTCAGCTCTGG CTGGACAATTTTCAAGGAAGTTCCAGCCAATAAAAAGCCTCATTTTTCAGACCTTGTGATCGGCTTCCGTAACATGACtgataatgaaatgaaaaggtTTCCGGACCATAAGTTTGGCCATGCGTTCACCACACTAAAGTGTGAATGTTCGAGCTACCTGCTGTGGCTTGAGAAAAG ATTCAGAAAAGCCGGGGGTCAGGTTGAAAAGAGGAAGGTCAACAATCTTCAGGAGCTGAGCGACAGCTATGATATCATTGTAAACTGCTCTGGTCTGGGCTCTAAAACGCTGGTGGGTGACTCTGAAGTTTACCCGGTCAGAGGCCAGGTTCTCAAGGTGGAGGCCCCCTGGCTGAAGCACTTCATCAGAGACGGCGATGGAAAAACCTACATCTACCCCGGCATACACTCCGTCACCATAGGTGGCACGAGGCAGGAGGATGACTGGAGACTAGAGGTGGACAAAGGAGACACACAGGGCATCCTGGAGCGCTGCAGCCAGCTGGAGCCGTCGCTCAGCAAAGCGAAAGTCCTCAGTGAGTGGGTGGGACTGAGGCCGAGCAGGAAGTGTCCGAGGGTGGAGAGGGAGGTGGTGCGCCTGCAGGGTCGCAGCGTGCCTGTGGTGCACAACTATGGCCACGGAGCCTGGGGAGTCACCCTCGCCTGGGGAACCGCCCAAGATGCACTGGGGCTGGTCCGGCAATGCCTCCATGAAATGAAGCTACAGGCCAAACTGTGA